The Euphorbia lathyris chromosome 2, ddEupLath1.1, whole genome shotgun sequence genome includes a window with the following:
- the LOC136220787 gene encoding indole-3-acetate O-methyltransferase 1, with amino-acid sequence MGSIGDNNVVNVISNPKLEKLLSMKGGNGEASYANNSKAQALHARSMFHFLEETLDTVQLNSWPEIPFQVVDLGCSSGTNTIYTIDLIIKHIIKRYESSGLEPPEFSAFFSDLPSNDFNTLFQLLPPLANNGGSMEECLAATGHRNYFAAGVPGSFYRRLFPARSIDVFHSAFSLHWLSQVPESVVEKRSAAYNRGRVYIHGAGEKTVNAYKTQFQTDLAAFLKARSQELKKGGSMFLVCLGRTSLDPTDHGGAGLLFGTHFQDAWDDLVLEGLMSSEKRDDFNIPVYAPSQQEFKEVVEANGCFTINKLEVFKGGSPLVVDRPDDAAEVGRALANSCRSVSGVLVEAHIGEKLSEELFLRVERRGTKHAKDILDKLQFFHIVASLSLP; translated from the exons ATGGGTTCTATAGGAGACAACAACGTTGTCAATGTCATCTCTAATCCTAAGCTTGAGAAATTGCTTTCTATGAAAGGTGGCAATGGAGAAGCTAGCTATGCCAATAACTCTAAAGCTCAG GCTTTGCATGCTAGATCCATGTTTCACTTTCTTGAAGAAACCCTAGACACAGTGCAGCTCAATTCATGGCCTGAGATTCCATTCCAAGTGGTGGACTTAGGGTGTTCTTCTGGTACTAATACAATCTACACCATTGATCTCATCATCAAGCATATCATCAAACGGTATGAGTCCTCCGGGTTAGAGCCGCCGGAATTCTCAGCTTTTTTCTCTGATCTTCCCAGTAATGACTTCAATACCCTCTTTCAACTCCTTCCTCCTTTGGCTAACAATGGTGGAAGCATGGAAGAATGTTTAGCTGCTACTGGCCACCGGAATTACTTTGCTGCTGGTGTCCCGGGTTCTTTTTACCGGAGACTTTTTCCGGCGAGGTCTATTGATGTATTTCACTCTGCATTTTCCTTGCACTGGCTCTCCCAG GTGCCGGAGAGTGTGGTTGAGAAAAGATCAGCAGCATACAATAGAGGGAGAGTATATATTCATGGTGCTGGAGAGAAGACAGTAAATGCATACAAGACACAGTTCCAAACAGATTTAGCTGCTTTCCTTAAAGCTAGATCTCAAGAACTCAAGAAAGGTGGCTCCATGTTTCTTGTCTGCTTGGGCAGAACTTCTCTGGACCCCACTGATCATGGTGGGGCTGGCCTTCTCTTTGGGACCCACTTTCAGGATGCTTGGGATGATCTTGTCCTTGAG GGGCTTATGAGCAGCGAGAAGCGAGATGATTTCAACATTCCAGTATATGCGCCAAGTCAACAAGAATTTAAGGAAGTGGTTGAAGCCAATGGTTGTTTCACCATTAACAAGCTTGAGGTTTTTAAAGGAGGGAGCCCTCTGGTGGTTGACCGTCCTGATGATGCGGCGGAGGTTGGCCGAGCTTTGGCTAATAGCTGCCGGAGTGTATCCGGAGTTCTTGTTGAAGCCCACATTGGAGAAAAGCTGAGTGAGGAGCTTTTTTTAAGGGTCGAACGGCGAGGCACAAAGCATGCCAAGGACATTTTGGATAAATTACAGTTCTTTCATATTGTCGCTTCTCTTTCTCTGCCTTAA